Part of the Mytilus trossulus isolate FHL-02 chromosome 2, PNRI_Mtr1.1.1.hap1, whole genome shotgun sequence genome is shown below.
ggaccatacgcgtatggtcatgaccatatgggtatatactcatatggtccgaccatacgcgtatcatcatatggtcggggtaattaacatgTACATAAATGCTTACCTCTTTATAAAACCGTTTTAGTTGTTAcgtcattaaaaaaacactaccaaaggtcatttttttattaaaaattagtaataacaagaataacaaaataaaatgagcaGTTTCACACAGTAAATTTCATCACTTGTCAAAATTATagtaaaacacaatttttttcattaccGATATGTTATTACGAGTGAATGGGAAAATGTCGACCTGGGAAGTTaacttccaaaaatatattaatgagCTGTTTTACTATAACCTGACGTAAAAGTCAACAGGATGGAGAGTCTAATAAATTGCTTACTTTTGAAACCTAATATAACTAGCATTAGCAGTgcaatattcataattttttatacttacacgtgttttgtttaaaaaaaaaatgaatgacgtCACCGGCAAGGACACtagtttattatttaaagctgTTGTCTAGTGATATGATGTACTTcagtcattttacgatattggagcgatattggagatctagaGGGTTTTCACCGTAGACACATCGAAATGACCCGGGACCAAGAAAAGCTATACCATGTTGACGTTAGTGTCACCCTACGCATAATAATGCGAGAAAACTAGCTTTGCCAccaatatttaatgttatttgaattataaataatacaattgcatgttgcaatcattgttattttatatagttttctcccgcatatttttgaaaaatatacctatatggtccaaatactcatatggtctggcccgtttataaccaaacgagtatatactcatatggtccgaccatacgcgtacggtcggaccatacgcgtatggtcggaccatatgagtatacgcatatggtcatgaccatacgcgtatggtccaaatactcatatggtccggaacataaaTACATCCTGACATTGTGATATTGTGCTTAGAAAATTCTTAAATctttttccttcatttttgcttataaaCTTTGTCTATAGTATGTCCTTAtacctttttgtttttctttgttgaaaaaAGTTATTTGCATTAATAGTGGTAAAGATTATatcacaatgttgactgctgatcctaatttttgacaattttaccaattaggtcagtttgttttattcacacattgttttcaatataatggaattaacAGTTAGAGGTTTAGCTATCAAATTTTACCgtttgataaaggacttttcatttctaatcCCTTTTGGAGTTCggtgttatttttgtttttttttatttttcctttacAAGGTATCGAGCTAAATAAAAAACGCCTTTcagtatggacattttttttttatcaaaacgtAAAAGCTTAAAACactaaaaaactaaagactccTCTTGTATAGAATCTATATCCCGAGATACCATCTAGGAGGCAAATATAAACAATGCAGTAGAATATTATTGTTACACAACTACAACACagtatttatttgtcattttactttatCAAGGATCTCACTAACCAATGACATAATTCCCTAAGGTCtccattattatatattatccttctgtatgtttgttttgtctgcgttattttctatcaaatcaATTCTTTCTTTGAGATCTGTATTCTGTACGCAATTAAACGCTAAAAATTAAGAGAAAAAGATTGATGACCACTATATAAATAATAGTATTTAAATATCTCTTAGGAACAAGCTACAGTTTAATTTAGATCTGTCATCAGATAAGAGTATCattgttacaaactaaaacaccAAATACTTTGTTCATTGTATGTACTTAATGTATGTATTACATTAAATAGGTCAATACAACCTGACATTATACATAAGATAATTTAAAGGCAGGTAGCTCTTGTcacaaaaaattatatcatgacTTAGTAAGTAAAGTATACTTTTGTGGAAAAGTATGAGAAACTGTGGATTATACTATCAACACCTTAGTTGGTATTTTTGTAACTTTCATTATATAAGTGGATTGTCTAATTTCTTATTGTTATATGTTGCAAATCCTTCTTTTTTACAGTTTACTTTATAAAGAGAATAATTTTTTTCGTTAATTCTAATCTAGGCTAAACTTACATGTACTCCGACTACAGCAGGAAAACTTTTGCAGAATTTCTAGGTAGCCTCTTTTAAAATCAGGAAACCGAAATGCATAAATAACGGGATTGCAGGCGCTGTTTGTAAATCCAAAATAATAAGCCTGAAACAAAGAATGCATAAATTTAAAAGTCGTTCAAACTCTTATCCACTTATCAATCAAAGGAATCAATACATAAAGTTTCCTTAATGAtttatgacttatttgtaaaaattttattttttaaacgttTCTCTGAGGAATAAATTACGAACTTGCTAAAACAGCActtctttgacatatttcaaTAGATGAGTAAATGCTAGATAAAGTGTTGTCCTTTATAGAAACCCTTGTAATACTGCTATCACTTTCTACCGTAAAATAGAATAGAACAGTTATATTGAATTAACTTACCAATGGATTAAGAAAGGCTGGAATAGAATCCCTGTCCGGAATGAAGAATACATAGTTGGTGTAGAACAAGTATGGAAGCCAACATATTATGAAACACGCTAAGACAATAATGAGGGTATTTATTGCAGCTTTCTCACCATCCGTCCTTTTTAAGCTAGAATCACGGCGGGAAGACTGACGTCTAAAGTCTGCAGTACctcttattatatagaatatcTTCAAGTACATAACGAGCATAATTATAAATGGAAGCACTATGTTTAATAATAAATTGCCCAAAGACAGGACTACAGATTTAGTTTCAAAAATCGGATATTTCGGACCACATTGtgttgttttaactttatactcaGCTTCAGTTAAAACAAATGTCGTAAGCAGGGCAAAAAAAAGTCCCCACATCCATGATCCTGCAATCATACCGTAACAAACACGTCGGTTGACAGGTCTTTTATCACATTCTGATAATCGTTTTACAGATAGATATTTATGAATACTCATATACATCAAACTATGAAtagaagtaaacaaaaatatcacgTTAAGAATGAGATTCAAGTTACAAAATATAGTTCCGAACTGCCATCCCTCGTGAATAAGAGTATAAAGCGAAACAGGCGCAACACATACTGCTGTCATCACATCAGATAATGCAAgattgaaaagaaataaattggtgCCGTTATCCTTCCGCTGAACGTCCTTATCCCGCACAATCGCTAACATAACCAATATATTTCCTATGACTGCAAATATGATAATGAGTATTAACCACACACTAAACAGAACGGTTAATTTCACACCATAATAATCCATTCTAGTTGTTCCATTTGTTATATTACTGCTGTTTTCCATGATATTTGTGCTGATATTCAAGTCTATACCACCAAGCTCCATAGTCAGTTTCAACTTGCATTAAATAACCTGCAATGAGAGCATTTTGTTATCTTGTGTCAAGAATTCTTTCAATATTATCAGCGTGAAagtgcatgaaatattttcaacttGATGTTTTGCAAATAAGTTCTATATTTACTGTCGGTTTTATCTCAATGTTCTTTTAGTTATATAACACAGTAGGGATTTATGAGCGAGATTCGTCGAATTAAAGTGCTAAAATGAGATAGTATATTTTCAACTGTTAACATGTTTTTGATTCTtgaaaccaaaataaaatttaaaaaaaaaacggcgGGCTAAACTGGCGGGCTAAGCTGGCGGGCTAAACTTGCGCCGCAACaattaattatttgtattgatCATCTGATTTGATCTCCGTTATGCTCAGCTTTTGTGTTTTCGTCATTTAGCCATGATATATGCAACTACAGTATTCTTTTAATTAacctttttgttttgtaaaagtttagaaaaatttaattaacaaaacaaaaaaaatcaaaaaaagaacaaaaccagaactccaagaaaaatcaaaagtctgtttataaattgcaaaataaaaagctcaaagaCATCAATCGAAGAgaaaacagctgtcatattcattacttggtacagacatttccttatGTTGAACACAGTCGATTTTAAAGCAAGCTAAGCCTCTCATTCATGATAGTCGCGTTAAATATTCCGgtatattgacaatgatttgtgagcaaaacaaatagacatatAGTAAAAATATCAAGAATTAGAAAGAGCATTCTACAGTTTGTAAGTATCTGTATCACTTCAAGACAAATAACTTTGTCAACAAAAAAGAACTGAATGGCATATAGACAGTGTTTAGACAAAGCATATAAGCAAAAATGAATGACCAGAATACAGAACATGACCACAGCACAATAACATAATTACGGGATGTTGAAATATGGAGCCATGTCGTAAGTAAGCTTTGTTTAGGGATTGGCTGAATAGTAGGATGAATAGAAAAAGGcataaaataaatagaagaaaGAAAGACAGTGAGCTtagtaaataaaatcatttatgctctaaacatagaaaataataacgAATCATTTGAATAATATCTGGATGGAAACATTGGGAGCAGAAGAGATTGTTAACCTTACTGAGCGCACACCCATCACAGCTTCATGTTTGTATACTCTGAGGATCTGATAATGTCATATTATAAACACTTACTTTAACTTGTAatcaatgtatttaaaaaaaaaaagttttttttaacagattgcCAACcttcaagtttttatttcatacaattaCATTGTGTTTCCTGCAtgagattttttattataaatacagaaaaaaatgaagactAAACTTCTCTCTCTGATTTCGATTCGcataacattttgtttagtttgaaAAAATGAGTTTGGTCATTAACTGTGAAatctacatttattttaacTAGTAGAAAATAAACAGTTTCAATCATCTTAGTACACAGTCAGTAAGTATAACTAGATAATTATTCTTTCTCATGAGAGAAGATGActttaaatgagttgcagcaaataCATTGCATTCAGAAAGACCAACCGAACATtacattaaggtggtatgggtgtctaaaataaaaatgatagaatttgttcatactttgtcaaaatgtagtatctattgatacatgttcaaaaatattataaaaatgataggtcaccgcgcattttcccaagctacaggttgtgacaaaatgacaaattttgtatggattatacaggaaaaaaacaaatttttgtgaatagaaactaaacagaatgatagaattgtaaaataaattaggaaaagattgctttcagacaatgctttgagaatatcaaaagaaaagatagggtcaccgtacatTTTTTCcagataaaagacaaaataggaaaatttcatgtagagttcttcagaaaatgtactgttttagagttatctccccttaaattgccaatttaaaaatattcaaaaacaaccaaaaataatctccttttgtaaaaaaaatattatttctaagttatattcttataaatcgGTTCTTTTagatgaaaattcacattaaatatctgcattcctgcatcaaatcttgctaacttgatagaaaatatggaccttagattctctgttttttacaatccaagatggcgaaagacacccataccaccttaaatagcTAAACTGTTGTTTGATTAGATTATATGAATGTGTAAAGAGCGTTGAAAAGTCAAAACTAAGAAACATCAAAATCAcgtaatttatctaaaacattcAAAGAATTATTTACACTCTAAAAAttattaattccactatttttcatatatctaattaataaaaaaatattttgaaagtagtTAATGAACTAGTTTAAAGCACTGAAATATTAATTGTGTAACAAATGCTTTGGCCAAGTTGAAGAAAAACCATTGTATTCCGAAGTATAAGTTGTCGTTTAAAAGGAGATGTGTTGTCAAATTCGTGTataccgatttgactcaaagtctcatttttgatttataacaaactaaaacgttTATCCAAATTACAATAAATCTGAAATGAACAATTCAAAATGCATAGAGTCGATAATATATATCAGCATTTCGTGTGCACTTTACTCTATTTGCCATCTAGTTAACAATCGAAATGACCTCTGAAGACTACCGACAGTTACATTACCCGATATaaacattaacatatatatgaatTGATTCCGTCACGTGTAATTGGATAgtctaggtctgtttgattttatgtaATAGGTTGAAGAAATAATTCAAGCTTCGTTTTTACCTGCATGagcatggtttttttttgtggatcgaatcagtcaacgAAATGGTtcacctttgtttcactttcgaTTCTTTTTCCTTTTGATGACTGAACACCTAAAAAATCACCagctaaggggttaaattggGGGTCACATAAATACGTATGAATGATGTCAAATTTTTCACTTGCAAGTTAACAATTCATCATCGAAGTTTCTTATCTTATTTTGACAAACTTGGACCAAACTGGCGTCTTAAAACGAATTATCATTTCATTATCTCATTACCATTAAAGATTAggataattatttcattttactttttatttatatcttgtAGGTTATGCCCCTTTCACAAAGAAACAGGATTAATGGCTACGGGAAAGTTTTGAAAACCCATACGCCTACTTCTCTTTATGCATTCATTATAGATCATTATATACAAGCAGAGTTTGATAAATAAGCtatagaattgatttttttcaatgacattttttccttcgacttttgttttatttctataaaattatAGTAGATTATACTACATAAATTTGCAAAGAGTAAGATAATACTTACGTGATATGTGTGTGCTAAAAGTCTtgtaatctaaaaataaacGACATAATAATGACATTTAGATATCATCCGACTTTAAacgttttgtttgtttttattttcacctTATCACACACCtgtgttttaaacaaaaaatgatatacaaacTTAAGAGATGAAAAGATTACTTACTTATCATATGTAATAACAAGAAACTGCACGTAGGAAAATCCAgtctaaatatataatttaaactaTTATTATCTAGTGTGTGATTCACTTATCGTTCCAATCAATGAACTGTTTAACATGGTGGATTATTTAAACACTTATTTGTTCCTACATCACtacatgttttaattatgtATCAACTGAATGAAATCCAATACTGCAGTCACATGACAAACATCGATCAAATATGTgtaagaaatacaaaaaaaaatcctcttttATAGATTCAAGAgttatttctattattttgttgtaatcGATCACCACACTTTAAAGGTCAACTGTACAATTAACTTATGTTTCGGTCATATGGGAGTCCGTCAACCAGGGCGCCTGCACTTTGTTCAATTTCGAtatgttagtttattttcgatctatgagttaaAATGTCCCTCCGGTatttttcgcccctcttttagtTGCAACATTACAGATTTGATTGTCAGACATCTTATCATATTATGCATGTTGTGTATCAACATCTGGTACCTCCttcatgttaaatatatatacgtaAATATCATACGAAGGAATTTCTCAATTACCAGAAATGTGGAGGCCCTCGATTGCATCTTTAAAGGAGAAGCTTTCATATTTCAGTCCGGTGATACTTTACTAATTAAATGTGAACTCAAAAATCAGTTGTAAATATTGAGACATGCTTTTTGTCCTACTTGTCCAACATGTGAAAACAAGTTGATAAtttccaatctcaattttataacaacGAGATATATTCGCACAAAATAGGCCATACATTTAACCGTTACGGAAAGGGGTCTCtctaatattttcatttgttcaaACTATCTATTGACACTAAATGCTTTTCGTTCTTCAAAAGAAGAACATTGTATACAAATGAATTAACAAAATTCGATGCGAAAATTACAATTTACAGAAACTGCCAGAAACTATGCCTTCACAAATTACTCTATGAAAATCTAACTGGTTGTGGGAAAGATTATATTTGGCATTGCATGtcacttcgaaaaaaaaatgtaagagcATCATCGACGACAAATTCGACAAttgatttgtaaacaaatataccACGTAGTAACAGgaatacaattaaatataaagtaTTTCTACTCTAACAATGTGATTGGGAAACCATAGAATCAAAGCAAATAAACAAtgctatatttataaataatcaacGAATTTAAAcagacatttgtttttttctttctaaataaTGGAAATATTTAGAGATTCTAACGTCCATACAAGGGATgcgttttgttaacagttattTTCTTGGTGAAACCGATAGGAATAAAGTAAAGGGGTGTTAATATAACTATATGCATATGCCTTTTCATCAGTTATTTCGTATTTATGGGCATTGACCCCTTCCAATATAATATTGAACATGTAGGGGGGAAAAtcttcaggagcctgtaattcagtggttgtcgtttgttcatgtgttacatatttgtttttcgttcattttttgtatataaataaggccgttagttttctcgtttgaattgttttacattgtcttatcggggccttttatagctgattatgcggtataggctttgttcattgatgaaagccgtacggtgacctattgttttttaatgtctgtgtcattttggtctcttgttgacagttgtctTAATTGTTGGATAGTAAGTAGCAGTAACTAAAAATTGTAATATCCGTGCCAGAAACCATGTTTAAAGCTGGGAAAAACacagaatagaaaaaaaatcaaataattaagTAAAGCAATACACAACGTTAACTGTAGAAGAAATCAGCGTAAACACCGACATAAAAGTCGCTCGTTGATTATCGTTTACGAATCCACTACTTCTTATCAATTCTCTACTACTTAATATGTATCGATACGCTAATGCAATTAATAATCATAACATTTTGCTATGTCAATAAGTGGACAGGTAAACAAGTTGATATGCAAGTAAATACTTCGAACTCGGTGAATTCGAATTCGATTAAACCCCCTAGCTAGTGATGGATAGCGCACGAATCGTACGTGTTTAGCTATTTAACAATTATGTCAACagtgaaagtgaaacaaagttatgtcatttgattgactgactCGATCCACAAAACATCATTTTTATAAGGTAAAACGATGATTgacatacattttaaataataattttgtaataccAAATTATACAGACTTTGAAAAATGTCCCTATccctttacttttattttcacatCGCTTAAATGACCATCAGAGCTTTTTGGATGTCAACTCGATAATTAATCAGAAGATGTCTAGATTGAAATACACACGAATCGAAGTTATATACCATGTCCTATAAATTTATAAgtttacactttttaaaatttaactaaatattTTACACTGTTATAAATCGAATATGAGAATTGCGGCATTTCGGTgttcatgaatttgacagctagtcaACTTTTAAATCAGAATTGATAATTATACATTTGTGGTATCCAGTTACTGCCACAAAAATCAGTACTCTACGTTGACTGAAAAAGGTGTATCTCATATACGCTCAATTGCCAGAAATTAACTAAATTTCTGTTTATTAACATTCTTTTGGATGAATTTTATTCTGCACTCAAGCATAAACTATAATTTGAAACACACATAgcatttccattctcaagttAATGCAAGGTGTCTTATGAGTTGTACCATGCGATTGTTCTATACTTTCTTAAGTGAAGATACGgtataaaacaacattttacgAAAATCgagatatgaatttattttaagttctACGTGATCAATTGCCTGttaaaatttaagaaagttGAATACTTTATATTTTCGTATCCGGCCCATTAGTGTTTGACGACATGTAAAACATTTGGCGTCTATAAATGCACGATATTGCACTGTTTGGTACTGCATACAAAGTCATTATACAAGGAGCACTTTGCATTTTTGAACTGctaaataaaggaaacagtagtttaccgatgtTCGAGATTCATAAATCGCACACAAATCCGGTCTACCACAAATAAgtgttaaattaaatttgacattgccattaaagcgggaggtttggcatgccacaaaatcaggttcaacccgtcatttttgtctctccaaaatgtcctgtaccaaataaaaaaattaccattgttatattatagttcgtttctgtgtgttttgtattttaatgttgtgtttctgttgtgtcgttggtCTCCTCTTATACGTGATGCGTTTCcctctgttcttttttttttaattaatcaaagttttattgcaCTTTAATTTGCTTTTAACAATTTACTCAGTTCTAGTGTGTAACccggatatgttttttttctctctatcgatttatgagtttcgaacagcggtatactacggttgcctttatttacaaactaaaactgaggcaAACAcgtcaaatataagaggagaactgcGATACAACAGAAACACAGCGTTAACATgtaaaacacacagaaacgaaataTAATATAACACTTAGTTACTTAATTaataatacaatgaaatactaaggctttccaacctcacttgaatgaatttttggtaaatgttcttcaactttgtattttatctggcctttttaactttttatattttagcgtcactgatgagtcctctGTAGACAAAAGGCGCGTTTGGCGCGAATAATCTTtttaatcctgatatctataatgagtttatttgcaattcgtaatactttatatttaaaagaccaataatttgataataaagGTGCTGATCATAATCTTTTATGAACATTTTCCCAGTTAATAAGTTTTTTGAATGATTAAATTTCATAAGGGAAATcaattcacaaatatttttgccatataaaaaagatatgaaatcGTTTTTGTATGACACTGGGTAACTGGGGAAGAGAGAGGTTTACCGAGTTAGTTGCTTTTAGTCCGTCGTAAAAtgattgtattattttaacattgatttaatattgttttataaagcATCTGACACAGCATGATTAAAATTGTAACATATAATAAAACGTTTTTATCATCCCTAAAACACAAAGGACACACTTTATTACTAAGAAATGTCATCCAACCCTCATCTACAATTGTTGTTACATTCAATTTCAGATATAACACGCAGGAAACTAATTATACGTTAAACAATGTCCATTCCAAAAGTTTTTATCATTATAGTGAATATACCTTTATAGAATGGTTGCACTGTTTAAATGGGTAggctaatagttatcaaagtacaaggattttaatttagtatgccagacgcgcgtttcgtctacataagactcatcataaTGTTTAAACGAAATAGCTAAGTTGTTTAATCGAGTTAGCTTAGTCGTTAAAACAAGTTAActatacaaaagaagatgtggtaggattgccagtcaaataactctccacaagacacaaaaaagacacagaaattaacaaatataggtcaccgtacggcattcaacaatgagcaacaaccaaaccgcatagtcagccataaaaggccctgaaatgacaatgtaaaacaattcaaactagaaaactaacggccttatttgtgtaGAAACTGAAGTTGTTTTAACGAGATATATATGCTAAGCcgttataacaacttagctaagtCGACTCGTAATAATAATTTAGCTAAGTCGTTAAAACgacttgaaaataaaactccacCCTGACACTAACCGGCTTCAGTACGCTTGCAATACATAATACTTCAATGAGTTAAAAGATCAAGCTTATGATAACAAAGGCTCTTATTAcaatctttaataaaaactaCAACCAATTGTAAGATACTCGTATTTCAAAGATTAAAATTGATAAGGGAagtaaatttacaatattttttcaatgtaatCAAACTGTAATTTGTCAGTCTAtagttatatacaaaaatattgtttatatagcAACTAACACAGCATGATTGAAATGGTATTAACATAAGATAAAACTTATTTCCCTTAACGAACTAATGATGGTAGAACAGAGATGTTATATGGAATTGATAATTTATAAAGGACCAATTTGCTGCTATAAATAGGGATATCAAAGAACGGGAAGTTTTTTACatgcattttaaatttattctatatttttgtagTTATATTCTAAAAACAAGGACACAAATGATTATTACCCCAACTTCATAAACAATTATTGTTTCATTAAAGTTCAGATAAAACACACACAGGAAACCAATTAACTGTTAAACAATGGCCAGTTAGTATCATAACAAGTGTTTGTATCATAACTAGTGTTTATCATTATACGTGACTATACCTTTATAGAACGGTTATACCATATAAGACAGTTAGTATAAACTATAAAG
Proteins encoded:
- the LOC134706444 gene encoding 5-hydroxytryptamine receptor 1-like; translation: MELGGIDLNISTNIMENSSNITNGTTRMDYYGVKLTVLFSVWLILIIIFAVIGNILVMLAIVRDKDVQRKDNGTNLFLFNLALSDVMTAVCVAPVSLYTLIHEGWQFGTIFCNLNLILNVIFLFTSIHSLMYMSIHKYLSVKRLSECDKRPVNRRVCYGMIAGSWMWGLFFALLTTFVLTEAEYKVKTTQCGPKYPIFETKSVVLSLGNLLLNIVLPFIIMLVMYLKIFYIIRGTADFRRQSSRRDSSLKRTDGEKAAINTLIIVLACFIICWLPYLFYTNYVFFIPDRDSIPAFLNPLAYYFGFTNSACNPVIYAFRFPDFKRGYLEILQKFSCCSRSTSFNCVQNTDLKERIDLIENNADKTNIQKDNI